TATAAACTTCAGCTTGAAACGGTCCTCGATACCAGTGTTACTGGAAAGACTCTCAAGCGTATGAACTAAAATTAAGTCCTTATAAGGCTTAAAAGAAATCTCCTCGAGTATCTTTAGGATAATTGAGAAGTTGAACGGGACATCTTCCTGTGACGTGTAGATCCTTAAAATCTCGCCGTAAGCCAAATTTCTACGACGCTGTGTATTTAGTTGACTGGCAAGCTCATAAGCCATAGCGACGCTAAATCGCGTAACAATAGTAAGTAACTTCTTGGTAATAGTAAACTGATCCGCAGAAGACAACAGCAGTTGGGTAAATTCATGTTTCAATTGTTCAGAGATTTCTCGCGTTAGCTCTTCGTCGTGCGGAACGATTTCAGGAATACTTCTCAGGACCCGCGCAAGTAAGTGACATCGGGTGTCAACGTCGTTGAGGTTCTCTAATTCGAAATACACCCCATATAGACGTTGTACTGCCATATCCGCAGACCATCTATTCACAACTCTAGCAAGAGTTAGTTCAAGCCATGCATATTGATCCATAGGGTGGTTCAGCAGGGTTTCCTTGATCAAATCAATGCGTTCTACCAGGTCCTTAACTAACTCAATATCCTCATGATGAAGGAGGGGCAGTGAAATCTGCCTTAGACTTGATAAAGTGGGGGATTCATCCGTGTTGGAAATCATTATTCTCAATGCCTCAGTAATCACGTCCAGTGAGTTGGGATCTTTAACGTTGGACTCACACCATATCTGAATTAAGAACAGTTTAGTGTCAACATCTTCCACTTCCGCTACCTGTTCTAGGATTATTCCAGCCGGCACCTTTGCGGTTGCAGAACGCAAAGCGTGAACCAGACTTTTCCGGTCGGAGTCAGACAATTGCAACTCAACTTCTTCTGCAGTATCGAGTTCTGTCCTAGCAGTTACAAGGAGCCTTGTTATAAGGAAATCCAACAAATTCTGTTTAGTTCCGATGGTTCCAGCAGCCAGCTTCTGAAGCAACTTCATTGCTAGAGGAGCATTGACAGGTAACACATTCGCACAAACATCTAACAATCGATCGATAACTCCATCATTAAGGTCCAGAGAATAATCAATCAGTTCAATTGCATCCTCAAGAATCTGCAACACAGTATCAGGGATGTCAATTGAGTTTTTTACCATATAATTACTCACTGTTGCGATTAGATACAGTCTGTCTTCTGGAAGAGTGCAGCCAGTTGCCAGTTCTAACGCTCTGACGTGGTTGTCTAAAGATAAAAGTGCACTTACTTCACTTTCGAGTGGTGAATTAGCAATAACTATACGAGAAAATACAGCATCGGCTAAGTTAGCCCAGGCCATCTTACTCCAATCCTGGTGTGAGAATGCCATTGAAGATAGCAAACGTAAATTATACCTGATTCTCCCCAATTGCCTTGAGGTGGACAAATTTTCCACAATACTCTTAGTAGTTATGAGCTCCTTCATATCTTCATATCTATCATTCTGCTGGTATAACTCGGGGAGTAACGTTTGGAGCTTGTCCCCCTGAAGTGCCTCATGATACCGTATCACCATATCATTAGCACGAGTTTTGTTACTACTTAACTTAGTTGACAAAACGTTCTTGTAAGCTGGTTGGACTTCAACAGCATTATTTCTGACGTCAATAAACGATATACCTGATATCTTCGACAAGATAATCTCTGGTGAAACATCAAGTATAAGGGCAAGTGTACTTATATCCGTGACTTGGATTTCGAAGCTGGCGATTGAGAGAATGTCCACTAGTAATTGGTCATTCTGGTCAATTTGCTGCCATTGCGTGTCAAGAAAGTCAACAAACCTAGTGGGTAAGTTCGGTAAAATGTCAGAGGCAGGGGATCCAGTTTGTGCCTGCCGTCGGAGTTCTTTGATGTACCCTGGCATTCCATCACACGTTTCGTATATATCGGTAATTTCCTTGGTGGAGAAGTACCCACTAAGAAACTTCTCGGTTTCCTCCATGGAAAACCACTGAATCGGGATACGTTGAGCTCCCAAATCCGCATTCGTAATGGTACTATTATTCGCTCCAGTTAGGAGTACGAAGATATTGTCCGTGCCTCTTGGGATATAATCTAAAATACCTCGTTCTCCAACAATCTGCTCAATCTTGTCAAGTCCATCTATTACAAAATAAAACGGACCTGTTCTTTGAGCCAAAGAACGTAAATTTGTATATAGTCTATTGAACGTTTGGGCCAGCTTGAAATGGTCTAAATCGTCTAAATTAATACTTCTAAGGATATTGCTATGAGTTAGATTTGGAATATTAATCATTTGTTGGCATAGTTCTTGCAGGAAAACATCCGCATTTGACGTCCAATAATCTTGACCGACAAAAAATGATACACTTCTATCGCGGGAATATTTCGTGAATTGAGCTGCAAGAGTAGTCTTTCCCGACTGTGGTATTCCTTCAAGAAACAGCACTTTTCTTTCCCGTGAAAACATATCTCGAATTTGCTTTATCAAAGAGCCTCGGAAAATGTCGTTAGGATCTTGTTCGGGAAATGACGTGCAAAAGTCGGTTAAGTCAATAGCCCTAGTATCTAGTGACATAATTCCAGCCCCTTGTACGTGAGTCATTAATCTAAATTATATCGAAAGATCTACAAATTTCCACTCCAAATGACAAAAGGCGACAAATTTATCGGTAGTGTCCCGTCAAGTGGTGTAAATTGGAGTGCAACCACCTTAGTTTCGTCTATTTATGGAAAACTGTGCTAGCAGTTGCCGTTCATCGGTACCGATGAGTTTCGCCATAGACTCTCAGCTAAAGTGGCGTCTAGCCACCATCCATTCGTCGTTCTACTCCTGGCGAATGGCACCCCGGATACGAACGACAGATTCCCTTTCGCGAAGACACAACCCCATCAAAACGTCACCTGAGTTCAAGATTCAAGCGCTCGCCTGGAATTCGAAGTGAATCACAAACGTCACACTGCCAGATGTCATGCACTTCGTTCTACTTCGTCAAATGGTTATTGACGCTAGTCACATCACAAGTCTATTGTGACTCCTTATCTGGAAATCGATGTTAGCTGTTATTTGCGGATCCATCCTCCAGATTAGAGTTCTGCTTTGTCCCAAATACCTATATAGTTCAGATGCTTTCACGATTCTCATGTCGTGTTGTTGAAAGTACACTTCAACGAGTCGATAGATCTCCTCAATTCTATTTTCTGTGCGTTGACGCCTTTGCTGTTCTTTCGCCTGAGCAACATCGGCATTGCATCCCCATGCTCGAATAGTTTCTGGGCATACTCCGATGATTCTACAAATGGTTCCCAAAGTGATGTCCAGATTCTTTTCCAAAAGAGCATTAAGTACCGCCTGAACCTCTTGCGGACCAGTTTTGACCGCATGTGTGTGTATCCGTGGTCTGCATACATCATGAAGTGTTCGCATGGTAGAAATATGAAACCGATAGGCCAAAAATTCATTCTGAGTACGCCACATGCTCCATTTTGCGATGGCCTTGAGTCTCGCTCCGGCTTTGATGGCGGAGATGACTTTGTCAAGCACCAATGGAACGATGGTCACTCCTTGACACGAGAAAGTAAGGTGTTGAGTACGAGTAGAAAAATAGGCGTTGCATCGATTTATTTTGTCGGTGGTGTATCCCGTGACGTGTCTCTTATTCATGCCATCAGTGGAATGTTCAAGAGATCTATGTTCGAAAAATGAAATAAAATATGTCCTCTCTTGCATGGCCCCTTCCTCCGTTATTGCATACTCACAGCCACACGTCGTGCAAAACGTGTAATAGAGTAGTCTTGCACCCGACGACATCTTTTTCACCGTGGTGCCCGTCTTAACCAATGTCCCAGGGTTCTCATACCCAGCACACCAGGGAGCACGACAGGACAATCGCTCTACCAATGGTCTGGCTTCTGAAATAACACTGCGAACAAATTCATCTGGAACCTCCAATTCGACAAAGGTTGAGAATGACGATTCGTGTGCATAGAGAAAGTTCAATAGAAACGTTATGTGCAAAGTTCTTAGTTGGTGCAAGGACCCTCGTGCCTGCTGAAGCAACGCCTGTAACGTTGAGCGATTCAGAGTGCCGGAAACCCCATTCCTGTCAAACGTATGGGAAAAACCGCTTGATATGTACAGCAGTTTCATTGCCACTTTTTGTGGTTCGATGTTGACTTCTGTTTCGGTAGACATTAGCTCATCCCAAACGCGATACAGCCATGTCTGTTGAGCAATTTCAGTCTTATTTTCCGGGTTATCTCCCGGAATTCCGTCACCCATAGGTGACTTACAGTAGGGACATAGGCCTACAGTCTCCACATCACAATATTTGATCGCCTCGCCACAACAAGCGCATGCTGTTCGTAAGCACTTGGCGTGTTTGATGCAAACATTCAATCCTTCAAATCGCCAAATCAGTTGAAATACTGGATCTTGGCGAATGCATAGGGGGCAATAGTGAACGGTATCTCTGACCGCACCTGACATGAAGCGGGTTCTTGCAAGGTTATCGTTGTGGGCCAAGATGCTCAAGCCCCTGACCATGGTCAGTTGCAGCAATCGGTCTTCACTGCGTCCTGTCATTTCGCAGATTTTCCACATATCAGTTACACTGGCCGGGTTAATATCGAGGAGTTTGAGGTCGGCCCGTTGAATGTAACTTGCATTACGCCGATGAAAATTGAGTAGAGAGACTAGCGAAATCTCATTTGCTTGCGCAATGCGTAGCAAGAAACTGAACATCGACTCTCCTTGATGCGGAGTTGGTCTGTTAAGCAATAATTTCAACAATGTGATACCTCCTCTACAAGCGCTACCTTTTCAGGGTGGCCTGTAGAGGAGGAATTTATGCTACGTGCTCTCTCTCATGTTTTCCGTTTTTTCTTTGTTTTCGAGAGGAGATTTTTACTTTCCTTGGATTCTCTATCAAACGCTTCTACCAGGTTGAAATTATCGCAAAATGGGTTTGTCACACACGGGCGTCTGGAGCGTCTTATGGTATCAAAAGCCCGCGAAAAGCAGTCCATGGTGAGTTGATCCATCCCGGAACGAGCCGCATATTCAGTGGCTTCTTCAAGGATTTTCATAATATAGAACGGTACACCGAGGGACGCGTAGAATAAGCGTGATGAAAATTCCGGGTCTGCGAGATTTGCACGTTCTACAAAGGGAAGTTTGCCATCAATGTTCTTCAGAAAAGAACGAAACTCCCGCTGGCTTTCTCTAGTATCAAATTGGAAACCAGTCAATGGGAAGCGATGACAAAAACGTCGATCAAGTTGCGGGTTGTGTGCAAAAACATCTACAGATTCGGGCATGCCGCACAGGATGACAGGGCGCTCAATTGTTTCGATGAATGTTTTCATCCAATTCGAAACTTTGTTGAGAACGTGTTGGGTATCGCTGTCAATCAGGTGTTGGAATTCATCGAAAATGATCAATTCGACTTCACAGACGTCGATGTACCGATATATCCTGGACAGCATGTTCAGTTCTGTTCCTTTGTCGAATAATGGGTCGCCAAACCCCTCTAAAATTTTGGAGGTTAGGGCTTTGATTGAGCTACCAACCGGTACAGTAACATAGAGCACAGGTACTCTTGTTCTGTCGTCAAGTACCTCTGGGGGATGGTTTTTTACATACTCCCTAAGAAGAGTAGTTTTGCCCATTCCTGTTTCACCAGAAATGAATATGCCATCGTTGAGAACTGTTCCTTTGGACATTTCATGGTAGTTAGATATTGTCTCCTGCAGAGTCCGATAGTCATTGTACTTGACGATGATTTTCTTGGTATGCTCCTTGCGGCGTTTCACTTCCACTAAAGGTGCCGGCACCCCGTTCAGCTTTTCGAATTGCTGGTCCATCTGCTCCCTCCTCACTTAAAAGAAATTTCCATTTCATCCAATTCCTCATCTTCTATGTCGTAACACACCGAAACCTCAACTGGAAGCGTTTCCCCGTGTTCGCCGACTGGTTTTTTCTCCTTATCCTCAATCAAAGCGGCATCGTAGATGTTTTGAATACTGTCTGCATCAGGTGGAGTGCTCCATGCTCGGCCCGGTACGGCAAAACTCTCTATGTCCCTTTGTGGAACAGGAGTCTCCCCATTGTCAAGCTTCGTCTCGTAAACCCGCTTGGCTTTCGATTTGCGTCTTTTGTCCTCTTTACTTAACTCCGCTAACTGCCGTTGGGCCCTCCCCCTAGCACGAGGGTTGACTTGCTTCTGATTATTCTTTGCAGTCTCTAGGATCTGTTCCAAGGCAAAACTGGGGACAGGTAGTGAAGTGTCAAGTCCACGACGTGCAAGTCCTTGGGCATCAGCCTCGATGTACGTCTCCTTGTATGGATCGTAGATATACACACTGCGCATGTCAGAGGTGGTAAAGCGTACCTTCACTTCGGGTCTGTCTCCGTGACCATTCTTCTTTAGTTCGGCCCTTAACTGCATTAAATCAGGACTGTTGTAATTTTCACCAAGTACCTCAACACCAATGTTCCGTAGTTTTCGAGTTTCACGCCCGGTCACGAGCAGGAACTGTAG
The Alicyclobacillus curvatus genome window above contains:
- a CDS encoding ATP-binding protein; its protein translation is MTHVQGAGIMSLDTRAIDLTDFCTSFPEQDPNDIFRGSLIKQIRDMFSRERKVLFLEGIPQSGKTTLAAQFTKYSRDRSVSFFVGQDYWTSNADVFLQELCQQMINIPNLTHSNILRSINLDDLDHFKLAQTFNRLYTNLRSLAQRTGPFYFVIDGLDKIEQIVGERGILDYIPRGTDNIFVLLTGANNSTITNADLGAQRIPIQWFSMEETEKFLSGYFSTKEITDIYETCDGMPGYIKELRRQAQTGSPASDILPNLPTRFVDFLDTQWQQIDQNDQLLVDILSIASFEIQVTDISTLALILDVSPEIILSKISGISFIDVRNNAVEVQPAYKNVLSTKLSSNKTRANDMVIRYHEALQGDKLQTLLPELYQQNDRYEDMKELITTKSIVENLSTSRQLGRIRYNLRLLSSMAFSHQDWSKMAWANLADAVFSRIVIANSPLESEVSALLSLDNHVRALELATGCTLPEDRLYLIATVSNYMVKNSIDIPDTVLQILEDAIELIDYSLDLNDGVIDRLLDVCANVLPVNAPLAMKLLQKLAAGTIGTKQNLLDFLITRLLVTARTELDTAEEVELQLSDSDRKSLVHALRSATAKVPAGIILEQVAEVEDVDTKLFLIQIWCESNVKDPNSLDVITEALRIMISNTDESPTLSSLRQISLPLLHHEDIELVKDLVERIDLIKETLLNHPMDQYAWLELTLARVVNRWSADMAVQRLYGVYFELENLNDVDTRCHLLARVLRSIPEIVPHDEELTREISEQLKHEFTQLLLSSADQFTITKKLLTIVTRFSVAMAYELASQLNTQRRRNLAYGEILRIYTSQEDVPFNFSIILKILEEISFKPYKDLILVHTLESLSSNTGIEDRFKLKFIERVNKIESPIGRAFGIAHYIKWLKGDIARCDMFYQELIKALNTLDPITKRIEVGFRVTEMLASNHPNYARDVYSKMEMLKREQLFSDVRVEDLYIKMRRLMLRTIPDILKANEWREQVEFAKDTILHVPPVAERCELLSNLAIRCKLGAKDDLFKSLSLSCLELFESSADEDSRVQMLFDMAPMLFEYERTMLYQKIETLPAETQDVVLSRVARYLMSKRPSCDPVDITRFQGVVDYADAMRVTEVIEHMHQDGIVYSTISSLVDCISVNAHRYRNYAERQLLSVATRLKTIIHSKLPDPSNIRHDGYMIISLAELCRLRDLAHKISGARANQRWKNLCYTWEELRSRATDISNASDRVYVLATCGVKAHGFNEDNSDKFLLTAEQFHGDITNHIDRADRFQLLADSYYKVGREATAHALLAQTIEAVNACSREEGRDSLLERSAELAYSIDPALADSIISKVDSEAGRARLKDNVTSLILHSNPARVEDLSINQRGRVMYDAAYRVFESLCSGRGSVQHSQLIGKWMHDTIGHDFETIDVVISWFIENSIAARRQSRADLDGLFAGSMQVLEMLRFLGSGFETASGRINSNEFYSALSNVETYRPGERLQAMENIYNWLATNSEEYIKIYEPYFSIRELDILRHIPAGVSVTLCFSSKTLDIQSKDLKSEFKKAWKSVCDLPPPRTKVYIFHTNSGNTPMHNRYILTKNAGLELSTSLNGFGTKDSTIRYLDFSQKAQIESELVDPLIIATPQSHLGEELDVEMFVLQ
- a CDS encoding TniQ family protein; translation: MLKLLLNRPTPHQGESMFSFLLRIAQANEISLVSLLNFHRRNASYIQRADLKLLDINPASVTDMWKICEMTGRSEDRLLQLTMVRGLSILAHNDNLARTRFMSGAVRDTVHYCPLCIRQDPVFQLIWRFEGLNVCIKHAKCLRTACACCGEAIKYCDVETVGLCPYCKSPMGDGIPGDNPENKTEIAQQTWLYRVWDELMSTETEVNIEPQKVAMKLLYISSGFSHTFDRNGVSGTLNRSTLQALLQQARGSLHQLRTLHITFLLNFLYAHESSFSTFVELEVPDEFVRSVISEARPLVERLSCRAPWCAGYENPGTLVKTGTTVKKMSSGARLLYYTFCTTCGCEYAITEEGAMQERTYFISFFEHRSLEHSTDGMNKRHVTGYTTDKINRCNAYFSTRTQHLTFSCQGVTIVPLVLDKVISAIKAGARLKAIAKWSMWRTQNEFLAYRFHISTMRTLHDVCRPRIHTHAVKTGPQEVQAVLNALLEKNLDITLGTICRIIGVCPETIRAWGCNADVAQAKEQQRRQRTENRIEEIYRLVEVYFQQHDMRIVKASELYRYLGQSRTLIWRMDPQITANIDFQIRSHNRLVM
- a CDS encoding TniB family NTP-binding protein, which codes for MDQQFEKLNGVPAPLVEVKRRKEHTKKIIVKYNDYRTLQETISNYHEMSKGTVLNDGIFISGETGMGKTTLLREYVKNHPPEVLDDRTRVPVLYVTVPVGSSIKALTSKILEGFGDPLFDKGTELNMLSRIYRYIDVCEVELIIFDEFQHLIDSDTQHVLNKVSNWMKTFIETIERPVILCGMPESVDVFAHNPQLDRRFCHRFPLTGFQFDTRESQREFRSFLKNIDGKLPFVERANLADPEFSSRLFYASLGVPFYIMKILEEATEYAARSGMDQLTMDCFSRAFDTIRRSRRPCVTNPFCDNFNLVEAFDRESKESKNLLSKTKKKRKT